Proteins co-encoded in one Zootoca vivipara chromosome 3, rZooViv1.1, whole genome shotgun sequence genomic window:
- the TCF21 gene encoding transcription factor 21 encodes MSTGSLSDAEDLPEGEMLECDGSLKMDSCSPTPRSLPAPPAPHRCHESNDEGSVGGGDRVSPAKGRGGAPSSGKRKKAPGKKSPLGGVGALGPEGKQVQRNAANARERARMRVLSKAFSRLKTTLPWVPPDTKLSKLDTLRLASSYIAHLRQILASDKYENGYIHPVNLTWPFMVAGKPENELKETGSTTRLCGPTAS; translated from the exons ATGTCCACGGGCTCCCTGAGCGATGCAGAAGACCTTCCCGAGGGGGAGATGCTGGAATGCGACGGCAGCCTGAAGATGGACAGCTGCTCCCCGACGCCTCGGTCTCTGCCGGCGCCTCCGGCTCCCCACCGCTGCCACGAGAGCAACGACGAGGGCTCAGTCGGAGGCGGCGATCGGGTCTCCCCTGCCAAGGGCCGAGGCGGCGCCCCCTCGTCGGGCAAGCGGAAGAAGGCGCCGGGCAAGAAGAGCCCGCTGGGCGGCGTCGGGGCGCTGGGCCCCGAGGGCAAGCAGGTCCAGCGGAACGCGGCCAACGCCCGCGAGCGCGCCCGCATGCGGGTGCTGAGCAAAGCCTTCTCCCGCCTCAAGACCACCTTGCCCTGGGTGCCGCCGGACACCAAGCTCTCCAAGCTGGACACGCTGCGCCTGGCCTCCAGCTACATCGCGCACCTCCGGCAGATCCTGGCCAGCGACAAGTACGAGAACGGCTACATCCACCCCGTCAACCTG ACTTGGCCCTTTATGGTTGCTGGCAAACCGGAGAACGAGCTGAAAGAAACAGGGAGCACCACTCGGTTGTGTGGCCCTACAGCATCCTGA
- the TBPL1 gene encoding TATA box-binding protein-like 1, whose translation MDAESDVALDILITNVVCVFRTRCHLNLRKIALEGANVIYKRDVGKVLMKLRKPRITATIWSSGKVICTGATSEEEAKFGARRLARSLQKLGFQVIFTDFKVVNVLAVCNMPFEIRLPEFTKSNRPHASYEPELHPAVCYRIKSLRATLQIFSTGSITVTGPNVKAVATAVEQIYPFVFESRKEIL comes from the exons ATGGATGCGGAGAGTGATGTTGCCTTGGACATTTTAATCACAAATGTAGTCTGTGTCTTCCGAACAAGATGTCATTTAAACTTGCGAAAGATTGCGTTAGAGGGAGCAAATGTAATATACAAGCGTGATGTTGGG AAAGTATTGATGAAGCTTCGGAAACCAAGGATTACAGCAACAATTTGGTCCTCAGGAAAAGTAATTTGCACAGGAGCTACAAG TGAAGAAGAAGCTAAATTTGGTGCCAGACGATTAGCTCGTAGTCTGCAGAAACTAGGTTTTCAG gTGATTTTTACAGATTTTAAAGTTGTCAATGTTTTAGCAGTATGCAATATGCCCTTTGAAATCAGATTGCCGGAATTCACAAAAAGCAACAGACCCCATGCTAG TTATGAACCAGAGCTTCATCCTGCAGTGTGCTACAGAATAAAATCTCTCAGAGCTACTTTACAGATTTTTTCAACAGGAAGTATCACAGTTACAG GGCCAAACGTAAAGGCTGTTGCCACTGCAGTGGAACAAATTTATCCATTTGTGTTTGAAAGCAGGAAAGAAATTTTATAA